From a region of the bacterium genome:
- a CDS encoding OPT/YSL family transporter: MSEPKPQTPVLEVSQSELTVRAVASGLLVGSLIGASNVCIGLKIGWTFGASITAAVISFALFKAIGNLLRRPYDAKENLITATAGSAAGTMASAGGFVACIPALELYLRETQGAGHDLSYWQLVIWAISIAFLGVFFAVPLRKQMIVREKLRYPTGLAAAETIKAMYSSGVEAMKKAKLLFYAAIFAAVAKLLFSIKPLGLGHFSDFSLDDIDLASVGIMGISLASLRMGISLSPMMLGAGILVGSKVGWSLFWGAILAWGVGAPILVDQGIVVPANPNNVYLAAFRWLLWPGVALMVAAGFASLALQYKTIANTFGSFKKLVQGRKVEAQPGDEDDAPDPFPIKWWAVGMVFATTLTTVLAQTYFDIPAWMGILAVVLSFLIASISVRATGETDINPVGAMGKITQVVYGALDPGKIPTNLMAAGITAAGASQSGDLMHDLKAGYILKVSIRRQVIAQIIGVVVGVFTAAAVYRLLTAAYVIPGDDFTGPAVMAWHAMAQLLADGIKSLPPHAMTAALIGAIIGFAMPFVARIKGVGKWLPSPIALGIAFMVTPYSSLSMWLGAVVTSYYTKRNPEAVDRYGASLASGLIAGEGLMMVVVAVLLILGVSWIS; the protein is encoded by the coding sequence ATGTCCGAACCTAAACCTCAAACTCCCGTCCTCGAAGTATCACAGAGTGAGCTGACCGTCCGAGCAGTTGCTTCCGGACTATTGGTCGGCTCTCTTATTGGCGCGTCAAATGTTTGCATTGGTCTTAAAATCGGTTGGACGTTCGGCGCTTCGATTACTGCCGCAGTAATCTCATTTGCACTTTTCAAGGCAATCGGTAATCTTCTTCGCAGGCCGTACGATGCGAAAGAAAATCTCATCACGGCTACAGCGGGCAGCGCGGCCGGGACGATGGCATCTGCCGGCGGCTTTGTGGCGTGCATTCCCGCACTCGAATTGTATCTTAGGGAAACTCAGGGTGCCGGGCACGACTTGAGCTACTGGCAACTTGTGATCTGGGCAATCTCGATCGCCTTTCTTGGAGTATTCTTCGCAGTGCCGCTTCGCAAGCAAATGATAGTACGCGAGAAGCTTCGCTATCCGACCGGGCTGGCGGCGGCAGAGACCATCAAGGCGATGTACTCGTCCGGTGTCGAAGCAATGAAGAAAGCCAAGCTGCTATTCTATGCCGCGATATTCGCCGCAGTGGCAAAACTCCTGTTCAGCATCAAACCGCTCGGGCTTGGACATTTCAGTGACTTCTCGCTTGACGACATCGACTTGGCGAGCGTCGGCATCATGGGCATCTCACTTGCCTCTCTTAGAATGGGAATCAGTTTGTCGCCGATGATGCTCGGTGCGGGCATCCTTGTCGGCTCCAAGGTTGGCTGGTCGCTTTTTTGGGGCGCGATACTCGCTTGGGGAGTGGGAGCGCCGATTCTGGTCGATCAAGGAATTGTCGTTCCTGCCAATCCCAATAACGTCTACCTGGCCGCATTCCGGTGGTTGCTGTGGCCGGGTGTCGCATTGATGGTGGCTGCGGGGTTTGCAAGTCTTGCGCTTCAATACAAGACAATTGCCAATACATTCGGATCGTTCAAGAAGCTCGTTCAGGGCAGAAAAGTTGAGGCTCAGCCCGGCGATGAGGACGATGCTCCGGATCCGTTTCCGATTAAATGGTGGGCCGTAGGCATGGTGTTCGCAACAACGCTGACCACAGTGCTCGCTCAGACGTATTTCGATATTCCGGCTTGGATGGGTATCCTGGCGGTAGTGCTTTCTTTTCTAATCGCCAGTATATCAGTCCGAGCGACCGGCGAGACAGACATAAATCCTGTTGGGGCCATGGGCAAGATTACGCAGGTTGTGTATGGAGCTTTGGATCCCGGCAAAATCCCCACGAACCTGATGGCTGCAGGTATCACGGCCGCAGGCGCAAGCCAATCCGGTGATTTGATGCACGATCTGAAGGCGGGGTACATTCTCAAGGTGTCCATTCGCCGACAGGTTATTGCACAAATTATCGGTGTGGTTGTCGGTGTCTTTACGGCCGCAGCAGTGTACCGTTTATTGACAGCGGCTTATGTCATACCGGGTGATGATTTCACCGGACCGGCAGTCATGGCATGGCACGCTATGGCTCAGTTGCTTGCCGACGGCATAAAGTCTCTGCCTCCGCACGCGATGACTGCAGCATTGATAGGAGCGATTATCGGTTTCGCCATGCCGTTCGTAGCGCGAATCAAGGGGGTAGGAAAATGGCTGCCATCCCCCATTGCGCTCGGAATTGCATTTATGGTAACGCCTTACTCATCGCTGTCGATGTGGCTTGGGGCCGTCGTTACGTCTTACTACACAAAGAGGAATCCCGAGGCTGTCGATCGTTACGGCGCGTCGCTCGCATCAGGATTGATTGCGGGAGAAGGATTGATGATGGTCGTGGTCGCCGTGTTGCTCATACTTGGAGTCAGTTGGATTAGCTAA
- a CDS encoding NAD(P)H-dependent oxidoreductase subunit E, with the protein MQAQAKFPEPPSNDKRWLLVQQVMRKHGRSEHALIETLHAVQHSFGYLDRESLSYVARSLNVPLSKAYGVATFYQFFTLKPPGKHTCVVCTGTACYINGVPELLAALRERYGITIDETTPDGELTLTAACCVGTCGLAPIAAIDGKDAGRITKQELLNKLDEVLHGHD; encoded by the coding sequence ATGCAAGCACAAGCAAAATTCCCGGAGCCGCCGTCGAACGACAAGCGGTGGCTATTGGTTCAGCAGGTGATGCGCAAGCATGGCCGCAGTGAACACGCTTTAATCGAGACTCTGCATGCCGTGCAGCACTCATTTGGCTATCTGGATAGAGAGTCATTGTCGTATGTGGCAAGGTCATTGAATGTACCCTTGAGCAAGGCTTACGGGGTGGCGACATTTTACCAGTTCTTCACACTAAAGCCGCCTGGCAAACACACCTGCGTGGTCTGCACGGGAACGGCGTGCTACATAAACGGTGTCCCCGAACTGCTGGCCGCGCTTCGTGAGAGATACGGAATTACGATTGACGAGACAACCCCGGACGGAGAACTAACACTCACAGCAGCTTGCTGCGTTGGCACTTGCGGTCTGGCGCCGATTGCAGCGATAGACGGCAAGGATGCAGGACGGATTACCAAGCAGGAGCTGCTTAACAAGCTGGATGAGGTGCTTCATGGTCACGATTGA